In Tribolium castaneum strain GA2 chromosome 4, icTriCast1.1, whole genome shotgun sequence, one DNA window encodes the following:
- the LOC660700 gene encoding organic cation transporter protein isoform X1, whose amino-acid sequence MVLEKLLKMSRKSPEEDVVSTAIGEFGRWQLLMTFLLSLFNIPCTWHIFVPTFHAAERETWCSRPKAFQDVAPSLWRNFTQPEGFCKIYDLANVTEADLPRLAQMGRKLVPCKEWEFGGEGSTLTSEFDLVCDRKTLNNIAEMMFLGGVAIGGLVCGILSDKYGRKKTLMASVLLQTILGVIIAFAPWFEMYFILRAALGFISVSVVFSGFVLSIELVGGNWRTVAGISYLFPVSLSYITIAGMGYLLRDWRELQLAISLPGCVFLILWWVLPESPRWLLAMGRTNEVMTILQRASNWNKKELPINIDKQLLPCESDSETEPVSVMDLFKTRQMRKKTLLLFVIWFSVYLVYYGLVLNLGNIGGDLYINSILSGSVEIPAVALSILILLKGGRRWPLALTMILSGAACGCTIPIDLASDNLQWVITTLAMMSRFSISSSNAIIPVFTAELYPTIIRNIGVGASNVSAGIALMLVPYLWEMANVHPSVPMSILAACGIIGGACVLFLPETGSKPLKDTLEEEASEIKRMNNNS is encoded by the exons ATGGTGCTcgaaaaattactaa AAATGTCCAGGAAGAGTCCCGAAGAGGACGTCGTCTCCACCGCCATCGGGGAGTTCGGCCGGTGGCAGCTCCTCATGACCTTCCTCCTCTCCCTGTTCAACATCCCCTGCACGTGGCACATTTTCGTGCCCACCTTCCACGCCGCCGAGCGGGAGACCTGGTGCTCCAGGCCGAAGGCGTTCCAGGACGTGGCGCCCTCCCTGTGGAGGAATTTCACGCAACCGGAgggtttttgcaaaatctacGACCTGGCCAATGTGACTGAGGCCGACTTGCCGCGTTTGGCCCAAATGGGGAGGAAGCTGGTGCCGTGCAAGGAATGGGAGTTTGGAGGGGAAG GCAGCACCCTGACTTCCGAATTCGACCTCGTCTGCGACCGCAAGACCCTCAACAACATCGCCGAAATGATGTTCCTGGGCGGCGTCGCAATCGGCGGCTTGGTCTGCGGCATCCTCTCGGACAAGTACGGCCGAAAGAAAACCCTCATGGCTTCAGTCCTCCTCCAAACCATCCTCG GAGTCATCATCGCGTTCGCTCCCTGGTTCGAAATGTATTTCATCCTGCGCGCGGCCTTGGGTTTTATCTCAGTTTCCGTCGTATTCAGTGGATTCGTTTTATCAATCGAGCTCGTTGGAGGAAACTGGAGAACTGTAGCCGGGATATCATACCTGTTTCCGGTTTCTCTGAGCTACATCACCATTGCCGGCATGGGGTATCTGCTAAGGGACTGGCGCGAGTTGCAACTGGCCATTTCGCTGCCCGGATGCGTTTTTTTGATACTTTG GTGGGTTCTCCCGGAATCGCCAAGGTGGCTCCTAGCCATGGGGCGCACCAACGAAGTTATGACGATTCTACAAAGGGCCTCAAACTGGAATAAAAAGGAACTGCCGATAAACATCGACAAACAACTTTTGCCATGCGAGAGTGACTCTGAAACTGAACCCGTCAGCGTCATGGATTTGTTCAAAACGAGGCAAATGCGCAAAAAAACACTCCTACTGTTTGTGATATGGTTCAGTGTTTATCTGGTCTACTATGGACTAGTGCTCAATCTTGGCAACATCGGAGGCGACTTGTACATCAATTCA ATTTTGTCAGGTTCTGTCGAAATTCCAGCAGTGGCCCTCAGCATCCTTATCCTGCTGAAAGGGGGGCGCAGGTGGCCCCTAGCCCTGACCATGATCCTGTCCGGGGCTGCATGTGGTTGTACCATCCCCATTGACCTAGCCTCGGACAACCTCCAGTGGGTTATAACCACCCTAGCCATGATGAGCCGTTTTAGCATAAGTTCATCAAACGCAATAATTCCAGTCTTCACAGCGGAATTGTACCCAACCATAATCAGGAACATCGGAGTTGGGGCTAGCAATGTGTCAGCAGGCATTGCCTTGATGCTGGTCCCATATTTATGGGAGATG GCCAATGTGCACCCAAGTGTCCCAATGTCAATACTAGCAGCTTGTGGGATCATCGGTGGTGCTTGTGTTTTATTCCTGCCCGAGACGGGCAGTAAACCTTTGAAGGATACTCTCGAAGAAGAAGCGAGTGAGATCAAAAGAATGAACAATAATAGTTAG
- the LOC660700 gene encoding organic cation transporter protein isoform X2: protein MSRKSPEEDVVSTAIGEFGRWQLLMTFLLSLFNIPCTWHIFVPTFHAAERETWCSRPKAFQDVAPSLWRNFTQPEGFCKIYDLANVTEADLPRLAQMGRKLVPCKEWEFGGEGSTLTSEFDLVCDRKTLNNIAEMMFLGGVAIGGLVCGILSDKYGRKKTLMASVLLQTILGVIIAFAPWFEMYFILRAALGFISVSVVFSGFVLSIELVGGNWRTVAGISYLFPVSLSYITIAGMGYLLRDWRELQLAISLPGCVFLILWWVLPESPRWLLAMGRTNEVMTILQRASNWNKKELPINIDKQLLPCESDSETEPVSVMDLFKTRQMRKKTLLLFVIWFSVYLVYYGLVLNLGNIGGDLYINSILSGSVEIPAVALSILILLKGGRRWPLALTMILSGAACGCTIPIDLASDNLQWVITTLAMMSRFSISSSNAIIPVFTAELYPTIIRNIGVGASNVSAGIALMLVPYLWEMANVHPSVPMSILAACGIIGGACVLFLPETGSKPLKDTLEEEASEIKRMNNNS from the exons ATGTCCAGGAAGAGTCCCGAAGAGGACGTCGTCTCCACCGCCATCGGGGAGTTCGGCCGGTGGCAGCTCCTCATGACCTTCCTCCTCTCCCTGTTCAACATCCCCTGCACGTGGCACATTTTCGTGCCCACCTTCCACGCCGCCGAGCGGGAGACCTGGTGCTCCAGGCCGAAGGCGTTCCAGGACGTGGCGCCCTCCCTGTGGAGGAATTTCACGCAACCGGAgggtttttgcaaaatctacGACCTGGCCAATGTGACTGAGGCCGACTTGCCGCGTTTGGCCCAAATGGGGAGGAAGCTGGTGCCGTGCAAGGAATGGGAGTTTGGAGGGGAAG GCAGCACCCTGACTTCCGAATTCGACCTCGTCTGCGACCGCAAGACCCTCAACAACATCGCCGAAATGATGTTCCTGGGCGGCGTCGCAATCGGCGGCTTGGTCTGCGGCATCCTCTCGGACAAGTACGGCCGAAAGAAAACCCTCATGGCTTCAGTCCTCCTCCAAACCATCCTCG GAGTCATCATCGCGTTCGCTCCCTGGTTCGAAATGTATTTCATCCTGCGCGCGGCCTTGGGTTTTATCTCAGTTTCCGTCGTATTCAGTGGATTCGTTTTATCAATCGAGCTCGTTGGAGGAAACTGGAGAACTGTAGCCGGGATATCATACCTGTTTCCGGTTTCTCTGAGCTACATCACCATTGCCGGCATGGGGTATCTGCTAAGGGACTGGCGCGAGTTGCAACTGGCCATTTCGCTGCCCGGATGCGTTTTTTTGATACTTTG GTGGGTTCTCCCGGAATCGCCAAGGTGGCTCCTAGCCATGGGGCGCACCAACGAAGTTATGACGATTCTACAAAGGGCCTCAAACTGGAATAAAAAGGAACTGCCGATAAACATCGACAAACAACTTTTGCCATGCGAGAGTGACTCTGAAACTGAACCCGTCAGCGTCATGGATTTGTTCAAAACGAGGCAAATGCGCAAAAAAACACTCCTACTGTTTGTGATATGGTTCAGTGTTTATCTGGTCTACTATGGACTAGTGCTCAATCTTGGCAACATCGGAGGCGACTTGTACATCAATTCA ATTTTGTCAGGTTCTGTCGAAATTCCAGCAGTGGCCCTCAGCATCCTTATCCTGCTGAAAGGGGGGCGCAGGTGGCCCCTAGCCCTGACCATGATCCTGTCCGGGGCTGCATGTGGTTGTACCATCCCCATTGACCTAGCCTCGGACAACCTCCAGTGGGTTATAACCACCCTAGCCATGATGAGCCGTTTTAGCATAAGTTCATCAAACGCAATAATTCCAGTCTTCACAGCGGAATTGTACCCAACCATAATCAGGAACATCGGAGTTGGGGCTAGCAATGTGTCAGCAGGCATTGCCTTGATGCTGGTCCCATATTTATGGGAGATG GCCAATGTGCACCCAAGTGTCCCAATGTCAATACTAGCAGCTTGTGGGATCATCGGTGGTGCTTGTGTTTTATTCCTGCCCGAGACGGGCAGTAAACCTTTGAAGGATACTCTCGAAGAAGAAGCGAGTGAGATCAAAAGAATGAACAATAATAGTTAG